The DNA segment CGGCGTGCAACTGGTGGTCGGCCCGCTGGAAAAACCGCTGGTCAAGCAACTGAGCACCCGCCCGCAACTGCCGATCACCACCCTTGCGCTGAACTACAGCGAAGGCGATCAGGGTCCGGCGCAACTGTTCCAGTTCGGTCTGGCTGCCGAAGACGAAGCCCGCGAAGTGTCGCGCCGCGCCCGTGCCGATGGCCTGCACCGCGCCGCAATCATGGTGCCGAAAGGCGAATGGGGCGACCGCGTATTGCGTGCGTTCAGCCAGGACTGGCAGGCCAACGGCGGCAGCATCGTCGCTACCGAGCGTGTTGATCAGCCGGTGCAACTGGCCCAGCAGATCGCCGACATGTTCCAGCTGCGCCAGAGTGAAGCCCGCGCCAAGAGCCTGCAGAATGCGGCCGGCACCAACGTCGCCGCGCAGCCTTCGCGTCGCCAGGACATCGAATTCATCTTCCTTGCCGCCACGCCACAACAGGCGCAGCAGATCAAGCCGACCCTGAACTTCCAGTACGCCGGTGACGTTCCGGTCTACGCGACCTCGCACGTGTACAGCGCCAGCGGTGACATCAACCAGTACAACGACATGAACGGCATTCGCTTCTGCGAAACCCCATGGTTGCTGGACACCAGCGATCCGCTGCGTCAGCAAGTGGTTGCCCAGTGGCCGCAAGCCGCCGGCAGCCTCGGCCGTCTGTACGCAATGGGCGTGGACGCCTATCGCCTGGCACCGCGTCTGGGCCAGCTCAAAGCCCTGCCGGACAGCCGCATCGACGGTGAATCGGGCAGCCTCGGCATGACCCAGACCCAACGCGTCGTCCGTCAGTTGCCTTGGGCACAATTCGTCAGCGGCCAGGTGCAGCGCCTGCCGGACACCCCACGCTGATGCCTGACAGGTCACGCTCGCAAAGCGGCAAGGATGCCGAGCGTCAGGCGCTCGAACATCTGCAAAATCAAGGTCTGCGCCTGCTGGCGCAGAACTGGCTCTGCAAACGCGGCGAGCTTGATCTGGTCATGCTTGATGGCGATACAGTAGTATTCGTCGAAGTTCGTTATAGAAAGAACACTCAATGGGGTGGCGCGCTTGCCAGCATCGATGCGCGCAAGCAGCAGAAACTGATTTTTGCCGCGCAGTATTTTCTTCAGCGTGAATCGCGCTGGGCCAATTCCCCCTGCCGCTTCGACGTGGTGGCGATCGACAGCCACCCGGATCAGCTGAACTGGTTGCAGAATGCTTTCGACAGTTGATCGCCGGCGTTGCGACCCGGACAATTCCACCGCCACATTTTGCTCTTTGCTTTGCGGGCTGCACATTCATGTGCCGGACAGCCGCGCTACTTAAGGTCACACAGATGGACATGCAATCCCGAATTCGCCAGCTCTTCCAGGCCAGTATCGACACCAAGCAACAGGCGATGGACGTACTTGCACCGCACATCGAGCAAGCCAGCCAGATCATGGTCAACGCCCTGCTCAACGAGGGCAAGATGCTCTCGTGCGGCAACGGCGGCTCCGCCGGTGACGCGCAGCACTTTTCCTCGGAGCTGCTCAACCGTTTCGAACGCGAGCGTCCGAGCCTGCCGGCGATCGCGCTGACCACCGATACCTCGACGATCACCTCGATTGCCAACGACTACAGCTACAACGAAGTGTTCTCCAAGCAGATCCGCGCACTGGGCCAGCCCGGCGACGTGCTGCTGGCGATTTCGACCAGCGGTAACTCGGCGAACATTATTCAAGCGATCCAGGCCGCACATGATCGCGAAATGATTGTCGTAGCTTTGACCGGACGCGATGGCGGCGGCATGGCGTCGCTGCTGTTGCCCGAGGACGTCGAGATTCGCGTACCGGCCAATGTCACTGCACGTATTCAAGAAGTCCACTTGCTGGCGATCCATTGCCTCTGCGATCTGATCGACAGCCAACTGTTCGGGAGTGAAGAATGACCCCTAATCGCCTTGGCCTTCTGGCCTTGACTCTGTGCCTCGGCATCAGCGGCTGCACCTCGGTGGTGAATGCCAGCCGTGAAGCACCGATCGAAGACGACCGTGGCACGCGCACCTTCGGCAGCAAGATCGACGACTCGTTGATCGAAACCAAGGTCGGCGTGAACATAGCCAAAGCCGACCCGGCGCTGGACAACGATTCGCACATCGTCGTCACCAGTTTCAACGGCGTGGTACTGCTCGCCGGCCAGACCCCGCGCGAAGACCTCAAGGCCAAGGCCGAACAGGCTGCCGCCAATGTGCAACGGGTCAAGAAAGTCCACAACGAGCTGCAAGTGCTGCAGCCTTCGTCCCTGCTGGCTCGACAGAATGATGCGTGGCTGACCACCAAGATCAAGACGCAGATGCTCACCGACGCCAGCATTCCCGGCTCGCGCATCAAAGTCATTACCGAGAACGGCATCGTCTACCTGCTGGGCCTGCTGACCAAACAGGAAGCCACTCAGGCGACCAATCTGGTTCAGGGTGTTTCCGGCGTGCAGAAGATCGTGAAGCTGTTCGAGTACATCGACTGACCACCGAGCGGCAGACACAAAAAAGGCGATCCATCCGGATCGCCTTTTTTATTACTTCACCACTTTCAGGCTTGGCCGGCCGCTGGGGCGCGGTGGCTCGCTGTCCGGTGGCGGCTGGTCGTCATCCTGCTCGATATCGTCGTCGTCATCCAGCGGCGACTCGAGATCGAACACCATGCCCTGACCGTTCTCCCGGGCATAGATGCCCAGAATCGCGCTGATCGGCACGTACAGGCTGTGCGGCACACCACCGAAGCGACCTTCGAACGTCACCACGTCGTTGTCCATGTGCAGATGACGCACGGCGCTTGGCGAGATGTTCAGCACGATCTGCCCGTCGCTGGCGAAACCCTGCGGCACCTGCACCGCCGGGTATTCGGCGTTGACCAGCATGTGCGGGGTGCAATCGTTA comes from the Pseudomonas granadensis genome and includes:
- a CDS encoding YraN family protein codes for the protein MPDRSRSQSGKDAERQALEHLQNQGLRLLAQNWLCKRGELDLVMLDGDTVVFVEVRYRKNTQWGGALASIDARKQQKLIFAAQYFLQRESRWANSPCRFDVVAIDSHPDQLNWLQNAFDS
- a CDS encoding phosphoheptose isomerase: MDMQSRIRQLFQASIDTKQQAMDVLAPHIEQASQIMVNALLNEGKMLSCGNGGSAGDAQHFSSELLNRFERERPSLPAIALTTDTSTITSIANDYSYNEVFSKQIRALGQPGDVLLAISTSGNSANIIQAIQAAHDREMIVVALTGRDGGGMASLLLPEDVEIRVPANVTARIQEVHLLAIHCLCDLIDSQLFGSEE
- a CDS encoding BON domain-containing protein, with amino-acid sequence MTPNRLGLLALTLCLGISGCTSVVNASREAPIEDDRGTRTFGSKIDDSLIETKVGVNIAKADPALDNDSHIVVTSFNGVVLLAGQTPREDLKAKAEQAAANVQRVKKVHNELQVLQPSSLLARQNDAWLTTKIKTQMLTDASIPGSRIKVITENGIVYLLGLLTKQEATQATNLVQGVSGVQKIVKLFEYID
- a CDS encoding ClpXP protease specificity-enhancing factor — translated: MNSSRPYLVRALYEWIVDNDCTPHMLVNAEYPAVQVPQGFASDGQIVLNISPSAVRHLHMDNDVVTFEGRFGGVPHSLYVPISAILGIYARENGQGMVFDLESPLDDDDDIEQDDDQPPPDSEPPRPSGRPSLKVVK